A region of Nostoc sp. 'Peltigera membranacea cyanobiont' N6 DNA encodes the following proteins:
- a CDS encoding trypsin-like serine peptidase has protein sequence MSERVNLSSIPINRGQQQSLESIDPKDLVEIINSRFDVNPTSRINAVFGNPDFLPFSFLELGVRRGAAVCRIVRNFSEPFRQEIVNIVSEFEQELKDNNQDILTRQEIEEIFSMSEKEQGFVKDFFSNLAQASPSEVLQDPERFSKLLPIPVGTGFLVGNSYLLTNHHILPDEKLCHEIIAEFGYDQDGLGRKIPPIAYKLDTNPETGFFETNENLDYTLVKLQDKPVDPDLSILGRAGDHFGWITLDENSTRIAPPVDKTKIENLKLDGFDIKIPQSKSLEGEPVNIIQHPKGRRKQVILSSNRVTEIYKQFIRYQADADFSSSGSPVFNQQWQLVALHHAAVEDINDSKTMFEITAEEGVRTCEIVKDLKVKKEQYDPEVDSITEQKSNPKSQKIQTFITNFVDTVEKKAETNSTYPAPTYT, from the coding sequence TTGAGCGAAAGAGTCAATTTAAGTTCTATACCAATTAACAGAGGGCAACAACAATCACTTGAGTCTATCGACCCGAAAGATTTAGTAGAAATTATCAACTCGCGTTTTGATGTTAACCCAACATCACGAATTAATGCAGTTTTTGGAAATCCAGATTTTTTACCATTTTCTTTTTTAGAATTAGGAGTCAGACGAGGCGCTGCGGTCTGCCGAATAGTTCGGAATTTCTCTGAACCATTCAGGCAAGAAATAGTCAATATAGTTAGTGAGTTTGAACAGGAACTTAAAGATAATAATCAAGATATTTTAACTAGGCAAGAAATAGAAGAAATATTTTCAATGTCGGAAAAAGAGCAAGGTTTTGTCAAAGATTTTTTTTCTAATCTTGCTCAAGCATCTCCATCAGAAGTGCTTCAAGATCCAGAACGTTTTAGTAAACTGCTACCAATTCCAGTTGGCACAGGGTTTTTAGTTGGAAATAGTTACTTACTTACCAATCATCATATACTTCCAGATGAGAAACTATGTCATGAGATTATAGCCGAATTTGGATACGATCAAGATGGGCTTGGACGAAAAATACCGCCGATAGCATATAAACTTGACACAAATCCAGAAACAGGTTTTTTTGAAACTAATGAAAATTTGGATTACACCTTAGTTAAGTTGCAAGATAAACCTGTAGATCCAGATTTATCTATTTTAGGTCGAGCAGGAGATCACTTTGGCTGGATTACCTTAGACGAAAACTCGACAAGGATTGCACCGCCTGTAGATAAAACAAAAATAGAAAATCTTAAACTCGACGGTTTTGATATTAAAATTCCTCAAAGTAAATCTTTGGAAGGAGAACCTGTCAATATTATTCAGCACCCAAAAGGAAGGCGTAAACAAGTTATTCTTTCCAGTAATCGAGTTACTGAAATTTACAAACAATTTATTCGGTATCAAGCTGATGCAGATTTCAGTTCATCAGGTAGCCCAGTTTTTAATCAACAATGGCAATTAGTGGCGTTACATCATGCAGCCGTAGAAGATATAAATGACAGTAAAACAATGTTTGAAATAACAGCAGAAGAAGGTGTGAGAACTTGTGAAATAGTCAAGGATTTAAAAGTCAAAAAAGAACAATATGATCCAGAAGTAGATTCAATAACTGAACAAAAATCAAATCCTAAATCGCAAAAAATTCAGACTTTTATCACCAACTTTGTTGACACAGTAGAGAAAAAAGCGGAGACCAATTCTACATATCCAGCGCCAACTTATACCTAA
- a CDS encoding HdeD family acid-resistance protein, protein MTTDISRNNNKDVNGALITGVLLSIVGVIAIAAPNFTTLFAETWIAGILIFAGFTKLVYATQTRDRGGFIWKLLLSGLYIATGIMLFVYPYTGVLTLTLLLGTFLVTEGTFELILAFQLRPQQNWTWILSNGIITLVLGAMIWFQWPFNAPWLLGTLVGISIIFSGISRVMLSLNGRSNSNPPDQAANPT, encoded by the coding sequence ATGACAACTGACATTTCTAGAAATAATAACAAGGATGTTAATGGAGCGCTGATAACTGGTGTTCTCCTGAGTATTGTGGGGGTGATTGCGATCGCAGCGCCTAATTTCACCACCCTATTCGCTGAAACTTGGATTGCAGGGATTTTGATTTTCGCCGGATTTACAAAACTAGTGTATGCCACTCAAACCCGCGATCGCGGAGGTTTCATTTGGAAACTTTTATTAAGCGGACTCTATATTGCAACGGGCATAATGCTATTCGTTTATCCTTATACGGGTGTTCTTACACTGACCCTGTTACTTGGTACTTTTTTGGTAACTGAAGGCACATTCGAGTTAATTCTGGCATTCCAGTTACGCCCGCAACAAAACTGGACGTGGATACTAAGTAATGGAATTATTACGCTGGTATTAGGTGCAATGATTTGGTTTCAGTGGCCCTTCAATGCGCCCTGGCTTCTTGGGACACTAGTTGGTATCAGCATTATTTTCAGTGGCATTTCCCGTGTGATGCTATCGTTGAATGGGCGTTCTAACTCAAATCCTCCTGACCAAGCTGCAAATCCTACTTAG
- a CDS encoding caspase family protein, translating into MARYALVIGIAEYLSPSLSRLSKTTNDAEAVAQLLEQYGDFQSVQRLPQRWNKDKNGYEMGASKVTGAEMGEKLRIFLLEQAAKNEALIYFSGHGFITSDGLGQKKGYLATSDSQIEVAGNQIVEQKYGISLDSLNQLIRDSQLSSLVVLLDCCHSGYFLERQLVEQTLTAFSSQRDYCLITACRGFERAGVIKSEEYSIFTGAVLKGLAAENAGNSRRISSDRLFDFVSDELRGSVQEPIRMGLGRSITLVTYPTGSQAPVSTPQSDQTVINNSFNMSGNSIGDFAGSGSINYKEAPNQIRSITVNSSSLPSPSLNQLTNQQRCQSLRNHLSESLELLEEYEQQERLTSDPKLRRSAKNEQERLRQEIASYEQEINNLGC; encoded by the coding sequence ATGGCACGATACGCGCTTGTTATTGGCATCGCCGAGTATCTCAGCCCATCATTATCGCGTTTGTCAAAGACTACAAATGATGCTGAGGCTGTAGCGCAACTCCTAGAGCAATATGGTGATTTCCAGTCTGTGCAAAGACTACCGCAGCGCTGGAATAAAGATAAAAATGGCTATGAAATGGGAGCGTCAAAAGTTACTGGCGCTGAAATGGGTGAAAAACTCAGAATATTTCTGCTAGAGCAAGCAGCTAAGAATGAAGCGCTGATTTATTTTAGCGGACACGGTTTTATAACTTCCGATGGATTGGGACAAAAAAAGGGATATTTGGCAACTTCTGATTCTCAGATTGAAGTTGCGGGAAACCAAATTGTGGAACAAAAATATGGCATTTCCCTTGACAGTCTCAATCAATTAATTCGAGATTCGCAATTGAGTAGTTTGGTAGTGCTACTCGATTGTTGTCATAGCGGCTATTTTTTGGAAAGGCAGTTGGTAGAACAAACTCTTACCGCTTTCAGTTCACAAAGAGATTATTGCTTAATTACAGCTTGTCGTGGCTTTGAACGTGCAGGAGTAATTAAGAGTGAAGAATACAGCATTTTCACAGGTGCAGTCCTCAAGGGATTAGCGGCTGAGAATGCAGGTAATAGTAGAAGAATTAGTAGCGATCGCTTATTTGATTTTGTCAGCGACGAACTTAGAGGTTCTGTACAAGAACCGATTCGCATGGGTTTGGGACGTTCGATTACTTTAGTTACCTATCCTACAGGCAGTCAGGCTCCAGTTTCTACACCCCAATCAGACCAAACAGTAATTAATAACTCTTTTAACATGTCTGGTAATTCTATTGGAGACTTTGCTGGTAGTGGCTCGATTAACTACAAGGAAGCCCCTAACCAAATTCGGAGCATAACCGTTAATTCCTCTAGTTTGCCATCTCCATCGCTCAACCAATTAACTAACCAGCAGCGATGTCAAAGCCTTCGCAATCATCTCAGCGAATCACTGGAATTACTAGAAGAGTACGAACAACAAGAAAGACTGACAAGCGATCCAAAATTACGTAGAAGTGCCAAAAACGAACAAGAACGATTGCGACAAGAAATTGCCAGTTATGAGCAAGAAATCAATAATTTAGGATGTTGA
- a CDS encoding CU044_2847 family protein, whose amino-acid sequence MSEVQQLFFQADGEIEQIEINLTATEITQEIEEDDDGIEYKDVRTDAIARMQQARQMIRSYTIYALSAFKDFDTAEIEEVKLTFGIKLGGKAGIPYITEGSAESNLQIEVKCKFAEKQQPDPQ is encoded by the coding sequence ATGTCAGAAGTACAGCAACTATTTTTCCAAGCAGATGGGGAGATTGAGCAGATTGAGATTAACCTCACAGCTACCGAAATAACTCAGGAAATTGAGGAGGATGATGATGGCATAGAATACAAGGATGTGCGAACAGATGCGATCGCTCGGATGCAACAAGCTCGGCAAATGATTCGCTCTTATACTATCTATGCTCTTAGTGCTTTTAAAGACTTTGATACTGCTGAGATTGAGGAGGTAAAACTTACATTTGGCATTAAGTTGGGTGGCAAAGCCGGCATTCCTTACATTACCGAAGGTTCAGCTGAAAGTAATCTGCAAATTGAGGTGAAGTGTAAGTTTGCAGAAAAACAACAACCCGATCCACAGTAA
- the dcm gene encoding DNA (cytosine-5-)-methyltransferase: MVANHIARRVGSDVQKRIDALRIGQKMQDLPEELWHDSFKFYLKHDRNRQGGPNLRIIRLDPDKPSLTVTGYIFNKFVHPYKNRFITVREAARLQGFPDDMKFEGTLTSTQLQVGNAVPVPLAEAVFKSLVRQAKSLGFENRSLKAFSLFSGAGGMDIGAYLTDSIETKLALDNWSDACATLRGFLGGHICVLENDISTLKNPLSLWQKFSGEVEKPDIIFGGPPCQAFSQAGKQKGFQDDRGGMIYEFLRFVEYLYPPFFVMENVSNLKGIAGGTLYNQILEKMANLGYNISVGVLLAADFGTPQLRRRLFFLGCRKDIGNICLPLATHSPELELFGLIPYVTVGKAFFDLPEAEFSR, from the coding sequence TTGGTTGCAAATCACATTGCTAGACGGGTTGGTTCAGATGTACAAAAGCGGATCGATGCCTTAAGAATTGGGCAAAAAATGCAGGACTTGCCTGAAGAACTTTGGCACGATAGCTTTAAATTTTATCTCAAGCACGATCGAAATCGTCAAGGTGGGCCAAATTTAAGAATAATTCGTCTTGATCCAGATAAACCCTCATTAACAGTGACGGGGTACATTTTCAATAAATTCGTCCATCCATATAAAAATCGATTTATTACTGTGCGAGAGGCAGCTCGTTTACAGGGGTTTCCTGACGATATGAAGTTTGAGGGAACCCTAACAAGTACTCAGCTTCAAGTAGGTAATGCTGTACCTGTACCGCTTGCAGAAGCTGTATTTAAATCTTTAGTCCGGCAAGCAAAGTCGCTAGGATTTGAAAATCGTTCCCTCAAAGCTTTCAGTTTATTTAGCGGCGCAGGAGGTATGGATATTGGTGCTTATCTTACAGACAGTATAGAAACTAAACTAGCTCTTGATAATTGGTCAGATGCTTGTGCAACACTCCGTGGTTTTTTAGGTGGTCATATTTGCGTTTTAGAAAATGATATTTCCACTCTAAAAAACCCGTTAAGTCTATGGCAAAAGTTTTCCGGGGAAGTTGAGAAACCAGATATTATCTTTGGAGGGCCACCTTGCCAAGCTTTCAGTCAGGCAGGTAAACAGAAAGGCTTTCAGGATGATAGAGGTGGTATGATTTATGAATTTTTACGTTTTGTCGAATACTTGTACCCGCCCTTTTTTGTTATGGAGAATGTATCTAATCTCAAAGGGATTGCAGGTGGTACACTATACAACCAAATTTTGGAAAAGATGGCAAATTTGGGTTACAACATCTCAGTCGGTGTACTTCTAGCTGCTGATTTTGGTACTCCCCAGTTAAGACGGCGATTATTTTTTCTTGGTTGCCGAAAGGACATTGGTAATATTTGCTTACCTTTAGCTACTCATAGTCCTGAACTTGAGTTATTTGGGTTAATACCCTACGTAACTGTTGGTAAGGCTTTTTTTGACTTACCAGAAGCAGAGTTCAGCCGTTAA
- a CDS encoding efflux RND transporter periplasmic adaptor subunit, with protein sequence MTSPEPQTDRGDKTPQTSFEPPSGKRRWLWLFLPALLLLGGGTALVWRLLTPQNSAPATANTQSQGVRVKISTVQSGIIEESSDFIASLKSQRSIILQPRIQGQVTQIFVKSGDLVPEGAPIIQVDRTPQAAIATNNAAPQAFLLQLENARAALKSLESQRSSFVANVQLYQQTYEKYSILAEQGAVSRQSRNQLADRLANAKTSLDAIDSRIQAQRANILQAEKTLQQVNVNAQTQQIQSDKITAPFNGTVGNMAVKVGDLVNTSTQLINLTQNRPLEVNISVPLQQGPQLRKGMPVEVMNTQGQKLGRSRVFFIAPSANNETQGILVKALFDNPNGQLHADQLVRARLFWNQRPGILIPTTAMTRVGGDTFVYVVETETSPQGGSQEVARQKRVKLGEIKNNNYQVIEGLQPEDKVIISGLLNLRDGVAIVPES encoded by the coding sequence ATGACATCCCCTGAGCCTCAAACTGATCGTGGAGACAAAACTCCACAAACCTCATTTGAGCCACCTTCTGGAAAGCGGCGGTGGCTTTGGTTATTTTTACCTGCACTACTGTTGTTAGGGGGCGGAACAGCCCTAGTTTGGCGTTTGCTCACTCCCCAAAATTCAGCGCCTGCAACTGCTAACACTCAATCTCAAGGGGTAAGAGTCAAAATTTCCACAGTCCAAAGCGGCATAATTGAGGAAAGTTCAGATTTTATTGCTAGCCTGAAGTCCCAGCGCTCAATTATCCTCCAGCCGAGGATTCAGGGTCAAGTTACCCAAATATTTGTCAAATCGGGAGATTTAGTCCCCGAAGGAGCGCCAATTATCCAAGTAGATCGTACACCACAAGCTGCGATCGCTACTAATAATGCCGCACCTCAAGCATTTTTATTGCAACTGGAAAATGCCCGCGCTGCACTCAAATCTCTGGAATCCCAACGTTCATCCTTCGTTGCGAATGTGCAATTGTATCAGCAGACCTACGAAAAGTATTCCATCCTAGCTGAACAAGGAGCCGTCTCTCGACAATCTCGCAATCAGCTTGCCGATCGCCTCGCCAATGCTAAAACTAGTCTTGATGCAATTGATTCTAGGATTCAAGCACAACGAGCCAACATATTGCAGGCTGAAAAAACCTTACAGCAAGTTAATGTAAATGCTCAAACACAACAAATCCAGTCCGACAAAATAACCGCTCCCTTTAATGGCACAGTTGGTAACATGGCTGTGAAAGTAGGCGATTTAGTTAATACTTCCACACAATTAATTAATCTCACCCAAAATCGACCTTTAGAAGTCAATATCTCTGTGCCACTACAGCAAGGGCCGCAATTGCGTAAGGGAATGCCAGTGGAAGTGATGAATACACAAGGTCAAAAATTGGGTAGAAGTAGGGTATTTTTCATTGCACCTAGTGCTAATAATGAAACACAAGGGATACTTGTTAAAGCACTTTTTGACAACCCGAACGGTCAGCTACATGCAGATCAATTGGTAAGAGCTAGATTATTTTGGAATCAGCGCCCCGGAATTTTAATCCCCACAACAGCAATGACTCGTGTTGGTGGGGACACTTTTGTTTATGTAGTTGAAACCGAAACATCTCCCCAAGGTGGATCTCAAGAAGTAGCTCGGCAAAAGCGCGTGAAGCTAGGCGAAATCAAAAATAATAATTACCAAGTGATTGAAGGATTACAGCCAGAAGATAAAGTTATTATCTCAGGGTTGCTCAATCTTAGAGATGGTGTGGCGATCGTTCCAGAATCTTAA
- a CDS encoding glycoside hydrolase family 10 protein, with protein sequence MVSIATSFSDIQNHWARLFITALAQRGIVSGLPNGTYRPDNSVTRAEFAAIVANAFGTVTKKRQYIPFVDVPTSYWAAAAIQTAYEKAFVSGFPDKSFRSANRITRVEVLVSLVAGLEIATKIKPDLLSALPQIYQDYIQIPEYGKNQVAIATSAGLVVSFPNIKLLNPNLAATRADVAVIIYQALVYLGQAEKIASIYLVQPPIPTPTPTPIPTPIPTPTPTPIPTPTPTPTPIPTPIPTPTPAGSVRLNHSREFRGAWVVSVWNGDWPSKAGLPVAQQKAELTEIITKLQALNFNALIFQVRPEGDALYESQLEPWSAWITGTQGKAPEPFYDPLAFAIAECHKRNIELHAWFNPYRASTSTDPAKTVRPHIAATNPESVYLWKTQRWMDPGLKIVQDRAYNVIIDVVKRYDVDGIHLDDYFYPYPIEGQSFPDEKTYSAYKASGGTLTLSDWRRDNVNRMVQRLYQGIKTTKPDVKFGISPFGIYRPGQPTGITGLDAYNVLYADSKKWLEQGWIDYIAPQLYWRTDQPQQSYSALLQWWTQVNTKQRHVYAGNNLTEPSNKSRESDEIEKQVKISRSQAGRLSLGNIFFNLAVLTENSQGIADKFQSLLYNKPALPPTLPWQDTTPPPPPIGLQVNNRKLSWQPGDNQPVRSWTLYRQTGDTWTIQRILSAGTTFATVQQAGTYAVCAVDRLANESAGTVITVS encoded by the coding sequence ATGGTATCTATTGCTACTTCCTTCTCGGATATTCAAAACCATTGGGCACGCTTATTTATTACAGCCTTAGCCCAACGTGGTATTGTTAGTGGGTTGCCTAACGGCACTTATCGTCCTGATAACTCTGTTACCCGCGCTGAATTTGCCGCCATCGTCGCCAACGCATTTGGGACAGTTACCAAGAAGCGGCAGTATATCCCCTTTGTTGATGTTCCAACTAGTTATTGGGCAGCAGCCGCCATTCAAACAGCTTACGAAAAAGCATTTGTAAGCGGGTTTCCTGATAAAAGTTTCCGTTCCGCTAACCGAATTACTAGAGTGGAAGTTTTAGTTTCCTTGGTAGCAGGCTTAGAAATTGCCACCAAAATAAAACCTGACCTCCTCTCAGCACTCCCACAAATTTATCAAGATTATATTCAAATTCCTGAGTATGGGAAAAATCAGGTAGCTATTGCCACTAGTGCTGGATTGGTGGTTAGTTTCCCAAATATCAAATTACTCAATCCCAATCTTGCAGCCACCCGTGCAGATGTGGCAGTGATTATTTATCAAGCTTTGGTGTATTTAGGTCAGGCAGAAAAAATAGCTTCTATTTATCTAGTACAGCCGCCAATACCAACGCCGACACCGACACCAATACCAACGCCAATACCGACACCAACGCCGACACCAATACCAACGCCAACGCCGACACCGACACCAATACCAACGCCAATACCGACACCAACACCAGCCGGTAGCGTTAGGTTAAATCATAGTCGGGAATTTCGGGGGGCGTGGGTTGTATCTGTGTGGAATGGTGATTGGCCTTCCAAAGCAGGACTTCCTGTTGCTCAACAAAAAGCTGAACTCACCGAGATTATTACTAAATTACAAGCACTAAACTTTAATGCCCTGATTTTCCAAGTGCGACCAGAGGGAGACGCTTTATATGAATCGCAATTAGAGCCTTGGAGTGCTTGGATTACAGGAACTCAGGGGAAAGCACCAGAACCATTTTACGATCCTTTAGCGTTTGCGATCGCAGAATGTCACAAGCGCAATATTGAACTTCATGCTTGGTTCAACCCCTACCGCGCCAGTACTTCCACCGACCCAGCGAAAACAGTCCGTCCCCACATAGCAGCTACTAATCCAGAAAGCGTTTATTTGTGGAAAACTCAACGCTGGATGGACCCAGGACTAAAAATAGTTCAAGACAGAGCTTACAACGTAATTATCGATGTAGTGAAGCGCTACGATGTTGATGGCATTCACTTAGATGATTATTTCTATCCATATCCCATCGAGGGGCAGTCTTTCCCCGATGAAAAAACATACTCTGCATATAAAGCAAGCGGTGGTACACTCACCCTTAGCGATTGGCGACGGGACAATGTTAACAGAATGGTACAGCGCCTCTACCAGGGGATTAAAACAACCAAACCCGACGTAAAATTTGGTATTAGTCCCTTTGGGATTTATCGCCCCGGACAACCCACTGGGATTACTGGGTTAGATGCTTACAACGTGCTATATGCAGACTCGAAGAAATGGTTAGAACAAGGCTGGATTGATTATATTGCGCCTCAACTTTACTGGCGCACAGACCAACCACAACAAAGTTATTCGGCGTTGCTACAGTGGTGGACACAGGTAAACACAAAGCAAAGACACGTTTACGCTGGTAACAATTTGACAGAACCAAGCAATAAGAGTCGAGAGAGTGATGAGATTGAAAAGCAGGTGAAAATTAGTCGTAGCCAAGCGGGACGTTTGTCACTGGGGAATATCTTCTTTAATCTCGCTGTTTTGACGGAAAATAGTCAGGGCATAGCTGATAAATTCCAAAGTCTGCTTTATAACAAACCTGCGCTACCGCCAACTTTGCCTTGGCAAGATACAACACCACCCCCTCCACCCATTGGATTACAAGTCAATAACCGCAAACTGAGTTGGCAGCCTGGAGATAATCAGCCAGTTCGTTCTTGGACACTTTATCGGCAAACTGGCGATACTTGGACAATTCAACGAATTTTGTCGGCTGGCACAACCTTCGCTACCGTCCAACAAGCGGGAACTTATGCCGTATGTGCGGTGGATAGATTGGCGAATGAGAGTGCGGGAACAGTGATTACAGTAAGTTAA
- a CDS encoding alpha/beta hydrolase, with protein sequence MLSQTVALGLGAIVLLSSTNANAAEQVVLKYGTFQGQISVQELSQFTETGKTTPTLQAYLEAAKQDPEIARKALKAPIKADPAFLNNLLSSWAGPILVNQIGEVVHPPAGELDQQALRSALSASIQQNGEVTLLGAIQNYPNTSVELEGDRLISVYERLSGLAKLL encoded by the coding sequence TTGCTCAGTCAAACAGTAGCTTTAGGCTTAGGTGCTATTGTTCTGCTCTCAAGTACTAATGCGAATGCTGCCGAGCAAGTTGTTTTAAAATATGGTACTTTTCAGGGGCAAATATCTGTTCAAGAATTGAGTCAGTTTACAGAAACTGGCAAGACTACCCCGACATTACAAGCTTATTTAGAGGCAGCCAAACAAGATCCAGAAATAGCTCGTAAGGCACTAAAAGCCCCAATAAAAGCCGATCCTGCCTTTTTAAATAACTTACTGTCTAGCTGGGCAGGGCCAATTTTAGTTAACCAAATTGGTGAGGTAGTTCACCCTCCCGCAGGAGAACTAGATCAGCAGGCACTGCGAAGTGCTTTAAGTGCATCTATTCAACAAAATGGTGAAGTTACACTGCTTGGAGCTATTCAGAATTATCCTAATACTTCTGTTGAACTTGAAGGCGATCGCCTCATCTCTGTTTATGAACGCCTAAGCGGTCTTGCAAAACTCTTATGA
- a CDS encoding S8 family peptidase — protein sequence MRHEKLSPGLLLAFQDYQKEGDKALITHKRSLGIIAHKSPVKPTKSVVFIYCDPDADLSHLSQYNIEVNQNSGSVRTAFLPIESLDVLSEQDIIQRIKPSRKLHLRMDTAMEAVKLPEFQKKSKLTGKGVIIGIIDSGIDPKHPAFAGRILHIWDQTLPGPGVTEGGYGAEFTGAQLTISQDTAGHGTHVAGIAAGADTNYSGVAPEAELVIVRSDLQDAHIADGVRYIFRVARELGRAAVVNLSVGGHADAHDGSDSLSKVIDAETGPGRIVCCAAGNEGNANIHGQATIPSGRTRGMRFNVPLNQIGIVWLNAWYSKDSELEVSVRSPNGFVTPYQKIITEGNAAQDYQLPDARVQLATPGPDQANGDRNFFVQIRGIDPSPVMGGVWQLRVRNTSSTDTRLDVWTLDDTSSVFFTGKSVKDTLKIGSPGAASSAITVAAYTTKSKYTDIDNQVREMGLELHTITEFSSEGPLRNNGQKPDVAAPGAMIVSTLSADASFDRSSMINSKFVVMAGTSMATPFVTGLVALLLQRDPKLDPVAVKDLLRKNSAIPRKPAGTFDDKWGYGVINTLNL from the coding sequence ATGAGACACGAAAAACTTTCTCCCGGACTACTTTTGGCATTTCAAGACTATCAAAAGGAAGGAGATAAAGCTTTAATTACACACAAGCGATCGCTTGGCATCATTGCCCACAAAAGCCCAGTCAAGCCTACCAAGAGCGTTGTTTTTATCTACTGCGATCCTGATGCAGACTTAAGTCATTTATCACAATATAATATTGAAGTCAATCAAAACTCTGGAAGTGTGCGGACGGCTTTTTTACCGATAGAGAGTCTAGATGTCTTATCTGAACAAGATATCATCCAACGCATCAAGCCATCACGCAAACTTCATTTGCGAATGGACACTGCAATGGAAGCAGTCAAACTGCCGGAGTTCCAGAAAAAAAGCAAACTGACTGGTAAAGGGGTAATCATCGGCATTATAGACAGTGGTATCGATCCGAAACACCCCGCTTTTGCTGGACGAATTTTACACATTTGGGATCAAACACTGCCAGGTCCAGGAGTAACAGAGGGCGGCTATGGTGCGGAATTTACGGGAGCGCAACTGACAATCTCTCAGGATACAGCCGGTCATGGTACTCACGTTGCTGGAATTGCTGCTGGTGCTGATACTAACTATAGCGGTGTAGCACCAGAAGCAGAATTAGTTATCGTCAGATCGGATTTACAGGATGCCCACATTGCTGATGGTGTGCGTTACATTTTCCGAGTTGCTAGAGAGTTGGGACGCGCAGCCGTGGTAAATCTCAGTGTGGGTGGACACGCTGATGCCCATGATGGTAGTGATTCCCTATCTAAAGTCATTGATGCCGAAACTGGCCCAGGAAGAATTGTTTGCTGTGCTGCCGGTAACGAAGGAAACGCTAACATTCATGGACAAGCGACAATACCCAGTGGACGCACTCGTGGTATGCGCTTTAATGTTCCTTTGAATCAAATAGGCATAGTTTGGTTAAACGCTTGGTATTCCAAAGATAGTGAGTTGGAAGTGTCTGTGCGGAGTCCTAACGGTTTTGTCACCCCTTACCAAAAAATAATTACTGAAGGTAATGCTGCACAAGATTACCAGTTACCAGATGCACGGGTGCAATTAGCAACACCAGGGCCAGATCAAGCCAACGGCGATCGTAATTTCTTTGTACAAATCCGGGGTATTGACCCCTCGCCAGTCATGGGAGGTGTTTGGCAACTGCGAGTCCGCAACACTTCTTCAACTGACACACGTTTAGATGTTTGGACACTAGATGACACTTCCTCAGTGTTTTTTACAGGTAAAAGTGTGAAAGATACATTAAAAATTGGTTCGCCAGGAGCCGCCAGCAGTGCAATTACAGTTGCAGCCTATACGACTAAAAGTAAGTACACAGATATTGATAACCAAGTGCGAGAAATGGGGTTAGAATTGCATACTATTACGGAATTTAGTAGTGAAGGGCCTCTACGCAATAATGGACAGAAGCCCGATGTAGCAGCACCAGGGGCAATGATTGTTTCCACCCTTTCCGCCGATGCGAGTTTTGACCGCTCATCGATGATTAATTCCAAGTTTGTGGTGATGGCTGGTACGAGTATGGCGACACCGTTCGTCACTGGGTTAGTGGCGCTGCTGTTGCAGCGCGATCCTAAACTCGATCCGGTTGCTGTGAAAGACTTGCTACGTAAAAATAGTGCAATTCCCAGAAAACCCGCAGGCACATTTGATGACAAATGGGGTTATGGAGTGATTAATACTTTAAATCTGTAA